In the Leptospira sp. WS4.C2 genome, one interval contains:
- a CDS encoding YihY/virulence factor BrkB family protein — protein sequence MKRLRRFFSEVYLYDVHGLASELSFTFLLTLFPLLVVFVTLLGLLQDPRTINLMTDQIGKFLPAPIFQPIDKSVENLTKVKSYNVIAVSIAISFFSSLTIFGTISKALRFISRDETKVGFIASQWINFRLLVISLLLLVLYFYLTFGLVATERFLFQKFRFGFFRSNPYLSVSLITLPYCVGLFTFYYAYITKAKTTLKENLPGAILASLLVLGMSFGFQWYLKMKNVGVNYSLAYDLISKMVVLMLYTYINSTFFIWGFLWNQVLADDRIKKTQSKK from the coding sequence ATGAAACGCCTCCGACGATTTTTCAGTGAAGTGTACTTGTACGATGTCCATGGCCTTGCTTCGGAACTTTCGTTTACCTTCCTTTTGACTCTGTTTCCACTCCTTGTAGTTTTTGTGACCCTGCTTGGGCTTTTGCAAGATCCAAGAACCATCAATTTGATGACAGACCAAATCGGAAAATTTTTGCCCGCACCCATTTTCCAACCTATAGACAAAAGTGTCGAGAATCTAACAAAGGTTAAAAGTTACAATGTGATCGCTGTAAGCATCGCGATTTCGTTTTTTTCTAGTTTGACTATCTTTGGAACTATCTCTAAAGCACTTAGGTTTATTTCTCGGGATGAAACCAAGGTTGGTTTTATTGCTTCGCAGTGGATTAACTTTCGATTGCTTGTGATCTCTCTTTTACTGCTTGTTTTGTATTTTTATCTGACATTTGGACTGGTTGCGACAGAACGGTTTTTGTTTCAAAAATTTCGGTTTGGATTTTTTAGATCCAATCCCTATTTATCAGTCTCTCTCATCACTTTGCCATACTGTGTCGGACTCTTTACATTCTATTATGCTTATATTACGAAAGCAAAAACTACTTTGAAAGAAAATTTACCTGGTGCGATTTTAGCATCACTCCTTGTCCTGGGAATGAGTTTTGGATTCCAATGGTATCTTAAAATGAAAAACGTAGGTGTGAACTATTCCTTAGCCTATGATTTGATTTCCAAAATGGTAGTACTGATGTTGTATACCTATATCAACTCAACCTTTTTTATTTGGGGATTTTTATGGAACCAAGTCCTTGCGGATGATCGAATTAAAAAAACTCAGTCTAAGAAATAA
- the panB gene encoding 3-methyl-2-oxobutanoate hydroxymethyltransferase, whose protein sequence is MKNIILQYKKKYDAGEPISVVTCYDYTFATLFNRTEVDCLLVGDSLGMVIQGNQSTLPVTLDEIIYHTKAVCKGAPDKTIVADLPFLSYQTSIEEGIRSAGRVLKETNASCVKLEGDSDFIIELTRRMTESGIPVFAHLGLTPQSVHTLGGHRVQGKTEAARSKMIRKSREIAEAGAFALLLEMVPESLGKEITESIRIPTIGIGAGKYTSGQVLVMQDLLGLTEDFHPKFLKKFGNLGGAVKDAVNLYHREVSKREYPSETHVFPDT, encoded by the coding sequence ATGAAAAACATTATTCTACAGTATAAAAAAAAATATGACGCCGGGGAACCGATCTCTGTTGTCACTTGTTACGATTATACCTTCGCCACTCTGTTTAACCGAACTGAAGTAGATTGCCTCCTTGTAGGAGATTCTCTTGGAATGGTAATCCAAGGAAACCAGTCCACACTACCTGTCACACTCGATGAAATCATCTACCACACAAAAGCGGTTTGTAAGGGCGCTCCTGATAAAACCATTGTAGCTGATTTGCCATTTTTATCTTACCAAACCTCCATTGAAGAAGGGATTCGTTCTGCAGGCCGTGTGCTAAAAGAAACCAATGCTTCTTGTGTAAAACTCGAAGGGGATTCTGATTTTATCATCGAACTCACTAGAAGGATGACAGAATCTGGGATTCCGGTTTTTGCACACTTGGGTCTCACTCCTCAGTCGGTTCACACCCTCGGGGGACACCGTGTCCAAGGAAAAACCGAAGCCGCTCGTTCCAAAATGATTCGAAAATCCAGAGAAATTGCAGAGGCTGGCGCCTTTGCCTTGTTACTCGAGATGGTTCCCGAATCCTTGGGAAAAGAAATTACCGAATCCATTCGCATTCCGACGATTGGAATTGGGGCCGGAAAGTATACCTCGGGACAAGTGCTTGTAATGCAGGATTTACTGGGGCTAACTGAAGACTTTCATCCTAAGTTTTTAAAGAAGTTTGGGAATCTCGGTGGGGCAGTGAAGGATGCGGTGAATCTTTACCACCGCGAAGTTTCTAAACGTGAGTATCCATCGGAAACCCACGTTTTTCCAGATACTTAA
- a CDS encoding sulfite exporter TauE/SafE family protein, with amino-acid sequence MDFNFQIYHDFVWGFWPGIIVVFGVGFFVGYLASFLGLGGGFIYTPFFHSFFHLTAVQAVAVSLAQMPVSALSALVVYHKKNKIRWKQGFLLLCTSIPVAQYTAYKFGRFEDTEFGKQLYYGIPLSEFIYLIVFTFFLGILAIYNLITALKRRRKYYQTLEVQSENSHSALPVNESEVDNFSYSGKSVSVVLITGIFFGLFSTLFGIGGGFLAVPLFVYYFRMSPVEAVATSFLGIFLTSFGTSVLFFMQGKLHLELALVGSFGGIFGARIGSGKAVDAKPYSILLVTAIFQFLVVIWYVLGKLPKF; translated from the coding sequence TTGGACTTTAACTTCCAAATTTATCATGATTTTGTTTGGGGATTCTGGCCTGGGATCATTGTAGTATTTGGAGTTGGGTTCTTTGTTGGGTATTTAGCTTCTTTTTTAGGATTGGGGGGAGGGTTTATTTACACTCCCTTTTTCCATAGTTTCTTCCATCTAACCGCTGTCCAAGCCGTTGCCGTTTCTTTAGCGCAGATGCCGGTCTCGGCTCTTTCTGCCCTTGTTGTGTATCACAAAAAAAATAAAATTCGTTGGAAACAAGGTTTCCTATTACTTTGTACTTCGATTCCTGTGGCTCAGTACACAGCCTATAAATTTGGAAGGTTTGAAGATACGGAGTTCGGCAAACAGTTGTATTACGGAATTCCTTTGTCAGAATTCATTTATCTCATTGTGTTTACATTTTTTTTGGGAATCCTTGCGATTTATAATTTGATTACAGCCTTAAAGAGAAGAAGAAAATACTACCAAACTCTGGAAGTGCAGTCTGAAAATTCGCATTCAGCTCTGCCAGTAAACGAGAGTGAGGTGGACAACTTTTCCTATTCAGGCAAATCAGTTTCGGTTGTATTGATTACAGGTATTTTTTTTGGTTTGTTTTCTACCCTATTTGGGATTGGCGGCGGATTCCTTGCTGTCCCTCTCTTTGTTTACTACTTTCGTATGAGTCCCGTGGAAGCAGTTGCCACTTCCTTTTTAGGAATTTTTCTCACTTCGTTTGGAACGAGTGTATTATTTTTTATGCAAGGAAAGTTGCATTTGGAACTTGCCCTTGTGGGAAGTTTTGGTGGGATCTTCGGTGCGAGGATTGGTTCAGGTAAGGCAGTGGATGCAAAACCTTATAGCATCTTACTTGTCACAGCTATCTTTCAATTTTTGGTAGTGATCTGGTATGTGCTCGGAAAACTTCCAAAATTCTAA
- a CDS encoding rhodanese-like domain-containing protein codes for MVPEIDVVSFKKRLDARAEGKDDFFVLDVRNPNEQQIALVPGTDKLIPVSELAARIEELKSQIDKEILVYCRSGGRSGMACGILAQAGFKSYKNVAGGTLAYSDLVDPSMQKY; via the coding sequence ATGGTACCGGAAATTGATGTAGTAAGTTTTAAAAAACGTTTGGATGCAAGGGCAGAAGGTAAGGATGATTTTTTTGTATTGGATGTAAGAAATCCGAACGAACAACAAATTGCTTTAGTTCCTGGCACAGACAAACTCATTCCCGTGAGTGAACTTGCTGCCCGAATCGAAGAATTGAAAAGCCAAATCGATAAAGAAATTTTGGTGTACTGCCGCTCTGGTGGAAGGTCAGGAATGGCCTGCGGAATTTTAGCCCAAGCAGGATTCAAATCTTACAAAAACGTAGCTGGCGGAACCTTAGCCTATTCCGATTTAGTAGACCCTTCCATGCAAAAGTATTAA
- a CDS encoding ATP-binding cassette domain-containing protein: MIQFIQIHQHFGPKVLFEGFSWHIKPGCRVAIVGPNGSGKTTLFQMAAGKMKPESGEVIRSKNTVLSLFQQIPEFSPETSVIDTVLDENKLYAEYDGKRKLIESKFETINHEDPAFEELLHEQSDLEEFAHLHDLHGLEARAKKILSGLGFSTADFLRKTREFSPGYHHRIGLAIALLNPHNLLLLDEPTNHLDDKTKSWLADFLVSQNQAFVLVTHDPEFLNQTVDTIIEINPHGTFEFQGSLEEFFEAKNEIQEQLKAQFQKEETYLKSRMEWVERFRAQATKARQVQSVIKRLEKRDRVDNPEESFWNQKPDYQFQFVPSSNIILRLENASFSYPDKNTGVKKTIFEKAEIEISAGDKVALVGPNGAGKSTLMRCLLERHKLDSGSLYYGPKTKLGYFSQTHGEDLDESLNLVETVLKKYPELSAEKARTLLGHFAFPGDGVFKSVKHLSGGEQSRLRLALLVNHPTNCLFLDEPTNHLDIVIREAIKRSLIDFPGSLLIISHDPDFMKGLCNRTFQLSGGVLQNLNCSFDDYLKFHKEDEKESPAQNLVGKAKFEEKKANPQASKNKRKKLEKEISDLEVQIERLEKNKKDKEELLQDPEFFKNRSFQLEMDTYNDIKREVALLTKRWEDATLELEEMGGVT, encoded by the coding sequence TTGATCCAATTCATCCAAATCCACCAACACTTCGGCCCCAAAGTCCTCTTTGAGGGATTTAGCTGGCATATCAAACCGGGATGCCGCGTTGCCATTGTGGGGCCAAATGGGTCTGGGAAAACCACCCTCTTCCAAATGGCCGCAGGAAAAATGAAACCCGAATCCGGGGAAGTCATTCGCTCCAAAAATACGGTCCTTTCTCTTTTCCAACAAATCCCAGAATTCAGTCCCGAAACTTCGGTGATCGATACAGTTCTCGATGAAAACAAACTCTATGCAGAATACGATGGTAAACGAAAACTCATCGAATCCAAATTCGAAACTATAAACCATGAAGATCCTGCCTTTGAAGAACTCCTTCACGAACAAAGTGATCTAGAAGAATTTGCCCACTTACACGACTTACACGGTCTAGAGGCAAGAGCCAAAAAAATTCTATCGGGTCTTGGATTTTCCACGGCAGACTTCCTACGCAAAACCAGAGAATTTTCACCGGGTTACCACCACCGCATTGGTCTTGCCATTGCCTTACTCAACCCACATAATTTATTACTACTCGATGAACCAACAAACCATTTGGATGACAAAACCAAATCTTGGTTAGCTGACTTTCTTGTCTCCCAAAACCAAGCCTTTGTTCTTGTGACCCATGATCCTGAATTTTTAAACCAAACAGTTGATACAATCATTGAAATCAATCCTCATGGTACTTTCGAATTCCAAGGAAGTTTGGAAGAATTTTTTGAAGCAAAAAATGAAATCCAAGAACAACTAAAAGCCCAATTTCAAAAAGAAGAAACTTATCTTAAGAGCCGAATGGAATGGGTAGAACGATTCCGCGCCCAAGCAACCAAAGCAAGGCAAGTCCAATCGGTGATCAAACGTTTGGAAAAAAGAGACAGAGTGGACAATCCAGAAGAATCGTTCTGGAACCAAAAACCAGACTACCAATTCCAATTTGTTCCTTCGAGTAATATCATCCTTCGATTGGAAAACGCCTCTTTTTCTTATCCTGATAAAAATACAGGAGTGAAAAAGACAATCTTTGAAAAGGCAGAGATTGAAATCTCCGCAGGCGACAAAGTAGCGTTAGTGGGTCCGAACGGTGCCGGAAAATCAACCCTTATGCGTTGTCTTTTGGAAAGACATAAATTGGATTCCGGTTCCCTCTATTATGGCCCAAAAACCAAACTGGGATATTTCTCTCAAACCCACGGTGAAGATTTGGACGAAAGTCTCAATCTTGTGGAAACGGTACTCAAAAAATACCCAGAACTGAGTGCTGAAAAAGCAAGAACCCTTCTCGGACATTTTGCCTTTCCGGGAGACGGGGTGTTTAAATCCGTCAAACACTTGTCTGGTGGAGAACAGAGCCGCCTCAGATTAGCACTTCTTGTGAACCACCCTACCAATTGCCTATTTTTAGATGAACCTACAAACCATTTGGACATTGTGATTCGGGAAGCCATCAAACGTTCCCTCATCGATTTTCCGGGAAGCCTCCTCATCATCAGCCACGACCCCGATTTTATGAAGGGACTTTGTAACCGCACCTTCCAACTCTCAGGGGGAGTTTTACAAAACCTAAATTGCAGTTTTGACGACTACCTCAAGTTCCATAAGGAAGACGAAAAGGAATCCCCGGCCCAAAACCTTGTCGGCAAAGCTAAGTTTGAGGAAAAAAAAGCCAATCCTCAAGCCAGCAAAAATAAACGAAAAAAATTAGAGAAAGAAATTTCCGATTTGGAAGTCCAAATAGAAAGACTGGAAAAAAATAAAAAGGATAAAGAGGAACTTTTACAGGACCCAGAGTTCTTTAAAAACAGAAGTTTTCAGTTGGAAATGGACACTTATAACGATATTAAAAGAGAGGTTGCTCTCCTTACGAAACGTTGGGAGGATGCAACACTCGAACTAGAAGAAATGGGCGGAGTTACATAA
- a CDS encoding 3-deoxy-7-phosphoheptulonate synthase yields MKPTANLRILEQHSLIPPSVIIEELPLTDAASDVVVRTRSEISDIIHGKDNKRMLVVVGPCSVHDIGAVMEYASKLKPKIEEFKNELLIVMRVYFEKPRTTVGWKGLINDPDLDGSFHINKGLQLARKLLLDLNNMGIPCGTEFLDVISPQYIADLVAWGAIGARTTESQVHRELASGLSAPIGFKNGTDGNVQIAVDAIRSAGSSHHFLSVTNQGSSAIFRTAGNKDTHVILRGGNKGPNYDEASVTEVCTQIEKAGLPPKVMVDCSHGNSQKDFRKQSGVIDAVAEQFAKGSNHILGVMIESHLKEGNQSIDAKPLVYGQSITDACVSWETTVPMFERLAEAAKKRK; encoded by the coding sequence ATGAAACCTACAGCTAATTTAAGAATTTTAGAACAACACAGTCTTATCCCTCCTTCTGTCATCATCGAAGAACTTCCATTAACTGATGCAGCATCCGATGTGGTCGTACGCACCAGAAGCGAAATTTCTGATATCATTCACGGAAAAGACAACAAGCGAATGTTAGTTGTTGTTGGACCATGTTCTGTTCATGACATTGGTGCCGTGATGGAATATGCATCAAAACTAAAACCAAAAATCGAAGAATTTAAAAACGAACTCCTCATTGTGATGAGAGTGTATTTTGAAAAACCAAGAACCACTGTGGGTTGGAAAGGTCTCATCAATGACCCAGATTTAGATGGATCTTTCCATATCAACAAAGGTCTGCAACTTGCCCGCAAACTTTTGTTAGATTTGAATAATATGGGAATCCCTTGCGGAACCGAATTTTTAGATGTGATTTCCCCCCAGTACATTGCCGATTTAGTGGCTTGGGGTGCCATTGGTGCAAGGACCACAGAAAGCCAAGTGCATCGTGAATTGGCATCGGGATTGTCGGCTCCTATTGGATTTAAAAATGGAACCGATGGAAATGTACAAATTGCCGTGGATGCGATTCGTTCTGCGGGATCAAGCCACCATTTCCTTTCTGTTACCAACCAAGGAAGTAGTGCCATCTTTCGGACTGCGGGCAACAAAGACACTCATGTGATTTTACGTGGAGGAAACAAAGGACCTAACTATGATGAGGCCTCTGTCACTGAAGTTTGTACGCAAATTGAAAAAGCGGGCCTTCCTCCCAAAGTGATGGTGGACTGTTCTCATGGCAATAGTCAAAAAGACTTTCGAAAACAATCAGGTGTAATCGATGCAGTAGCGGAACAATTTGCGAAAGGAAGCAATCATATCTTAGGTGTGATGATTGAAAGCCATCTCAAAGAAGGAAACCAGTCCATCGATGCAAAACCTCTAGTTTATGGTCAGTCCATCACCGATGCATGTGTCTCTTGGGAAACAACAGTTCCAATGTTCGAACGATTGGCAGAAGCGGCCAAGAAGAGAAAATAG
- the folK gene encoding 2-amino-4-hydroxy-6-hydroxymethyldihydropteridine diphosphokinase — MKYSNIAFLSLGSNIGDRHHFMDQAIWEISTLPELQILKQSERLETAPLENTNQPYFLNQIVKVMVSSAFTLPCLLDSLQGIEDKLGRKRRSWKGPREIDIDILTYEAVVMKTDFLHLPHHSLYSRPFIKQLLTDMGEIGVYALFLELNHEKHYSTV, encoded by the coding sequence ATGAAATATTCCAACATTGCCTTTTTGTCATTAGGATCCAATATTGGTGACAGACATCACTTTATGGACCAGGCAATTTGGGAAATTTCTACCTTACCAGAATTACAAATTTTAAAACAATCGGAAAGATTGGAAACTGCCCCATTAGAAAATACAAACCAACCATACTTTTTAAACCAAATCGTAAAAGTAATGGTATCTTCTGCCTTTACACTTCCTTGCCTATTGGATTCATTACAAGGAATCGAAGATAAACTCGGTCGCAAACGTAGGTCTTGGAAAGGGCCTCGCGAAATTGATATCGATATCTTAACTTATGAAGCGGTGGTGATGAAAACAGATTTTTTACACCTTCCTCATCATTCGCTCTATTCTCGACCTTTCATAAAACAATTGTTAACCGATATGGGAGAAATTGGAGTGTATGCACTCTTTTTGGAACTAAACCATGAAAAACATTATTCTACAGTATAA